In the Muricauda sp. MAR_2010_75 genome, one interval contains:
- a CDS encoding NADP-dependent isocitrate dehydrogenase, whose amino-acid sequence MAKIFYTKTDEAPALATLSFLPIVKAYTETANITIETKDISLAGRIAAVFPEYLNNDQKVSDDLSILGELAKTPEANIIKLPNISASIPQLKEAIEELQEKGYNLPKYPDEPKNDEEKVIKAKYDKIKGSAVNPVLREGNSDRRAPKAVKNYAKKNPHTMGEWSSDSKTHVATMSHGDFRANEKSLTMPNADAVRIELVAADGTTTILKDNLALQKSEIIDATVMSKKALVDFFAKEIADARKNHLLLSLHFKATMMKVSDPIIFGHALKVYFEELFKEYGDTFEKIGVDPNDGLETLYDKIAKLPENQHKEIEGAIQKTIENGPDLAMVNSDKGITNLHVPSDIIIDASMPAMIRNSGKMWDKDGKLQDTKAIIPDSSYSGIYQATIDFCKEHGAFDPATMGTVPNVGLMAQKAEEYGSHDKTFEIPTDGVVKVVSQSTGETLIEHKVEQGDIWRMCQVKDAPVQDWVKLAVGRAQATNDPAVFWLDESRAHDVELIKKVNLYLKDYDTKGLDIRILSPIEATKFTLKRLKDGKDTISVSGNVLRDYLTDLFPILEVGTSAKMLSIVPLMNGGGLFETGAGGSAPKHVEQFLEEGHLRWDSLGEFLALGVSLEFYSEKNKNKKALVLADALDKATEKFLDNDKSPSRVVNELDTRGSHFYLALYWAEQLANQNEDGDLKATFNKVYEALSANEAKIAQELIDAQGSPVDIGGYYLPNAEMASQAMRPSETLNNILNSIA is encoded by the coding sequence ATGGCCAAAATTTTTTATACTAAAACAGACGAAGCACCCGCCTTAGCTACACTATCTTTCCTACCCATTGTAAAAGCTTACACCGAAACTGCAAACATCACCATAGAGACCAAGGACATTTCCCTGGCCGGTAGAATTGCAGCGGTATTTCCAGAATATCTCAACAACGATCAAAAGGTCTCCGATGACCTTTCTATCTTGGGCGAACTGGCCAAGACCCCAGAAGCCAACATCATTAAACTCCCTAACATAAGTGCTTCCATTCCGCAATTAAAAGAAGCCATTGAGGAGTTGCAAGAGAAGGGATATAACCTTCCCAAGTATCCGGATGAGCCCAAAAACGACGAAGAAAAAGTCATTAAGGCCAAGTACGATAAAATCAAGGGTAGTGCGGTAAACCCAGTACTTCGTGAGGGAAACTCAGACCGAAGAGCTCCCAAAGCCGTAAAAAATTACGCCAAGAAAAACCCACATACCATGGGGGAATGGTCTTCAGATTCCAAAACCCATGTAGCAACCATGTCCCATGGCGACTTTAGGGCCAATGAGAAATCCTTGACCATGCCCAATGCTGATGCTGTTCGTATTGAATTGGTAGCCGCTGATGGCACTACAACAATTTTAAAGGACAATCTTGCATTGCAGAAAAGTGAGATTATTGATGCTACCGTGATGAGCAAAAAAGCATTGGTGGATTTCTTTGCCAAAGAAATTGCCGACGCTAGAAAAAATCACCTGTTGTTGTCCCTTCACTTTAAGGCAACCATGATGAAGGTCTCCGACCCTATCATCTTTGGTCATGCCCTAAAAGTGTATTTTGAAGAACTCTTCAAAGAATACGGCGACACTTTTGAAAAGATTGGCGTTGACCCCAACGATGGTCTGGAAACCCTATATGATAAAATTGCAAAGCTTCCTGAAAATCAACATAAAGAAATTGAAGGTGCCATTCAAAAAACCATTGAAAATGGACCTGATTTAGCCATGGTTAATTCCGATAAAGGAATTACCAACCTTCATGTCCCCAGTGATATCATTATTGATGCCTCCATGCCCGCAATGATCCGGAACTCTGGTAAGATGTGGGATAAAGATGGGAAACTTCAGGATACTAAAGCCATCATCCCAGATAGCAGCTACTCTGGCATTTACCAAGCCACCATCGATTTTTGTAAAGAGCACGGGGCTTTTGATCCCGCCACCATGGGAACCGTTCCCAATGTGGGACTCATGGCCCAAAAAGCCGAAGAATATGGGTCGCATGATAAAACTTTTGAAATTCCAACCGACGGAGTTGTCAAAGTTGTAAGCCAATCAACAGGTGAAACCTTGATTGAACACAAAGTGGAACAAGGCGACATTTGGAGAATGTGCCAAGTAAAAGACGCCCCTGTTCAGGATTGGGTAAAGTTGGCTGTTGGTCGTGCCCAGGCCACTAATGATCCCGCTGTTTTTTGGTTGGATGAAAGTAGGGCACACGATGTTGAATTGATCAAAAAAGTAAATCTATATCTCAAAGATTATGACACCAAAGGGTTGGATATTCGAATCCTCTCCCCTATTGAGGCCACTAAATTCACATTGAAACGGCTTAAGGATGGAAAAGATACCATCTCCGTTTCAGGAAATGTTCTCCGGGATTACCTAACTGACCTCTTTCCTATTTTGGAAGTGGGTACAAGTGCCAAAATGCTTTCCATTGTACCTCTTATGAACGGTGGTGGCTTGTTTGAAACCGGTGCTGGGGGGTCAGCCCCAAAACACGTTGAGCAATTTTTGGAAGAAGGTCACTTGCGATGGGATTCTTTGGGTGAGTTCTTGGCTTTGGGTGTTTCTTTGGAGTTCTACAGCGAAAAGAACAAGAATAAAAAAGCCTTGGTACTTGCCGATGCCTTGGACAAAGCCACCGAGAAATTCTTGGACAACGATAAATCTCCTTCCAGGGTTGTGAATGAACTGGACACAAGAGGCAGTCACTTTTATTTAGCACTTTACTGGGCCGAACAACTGGCCAATCAAAACGAAGATGGGGATTTGAAAGCCACTTTCAATAAAGTGTATGAAGCCCTATCCGCAAATGAAGCCAAAATTGCCCAGGAATTGATTGATGCCCAAGGGTCGCCCGTGGATATTGGGGGGTATTATTTGCCCAATGCAGAGATGGCTTCCCAAGCAATGCGCCCCAGCGAAACCCTCAACAACATACTTAATTCCATAGCATAA
- a CDS encoding DUF4249 family protein: MKKVIFIIGTFFFFTSCEDVVDVDLPETEPRLIVDGLIRVDKSQEFIDVRIRMRETSNFFEDNPPTQVESAVITYGVPNEFGEFVNFASSSLAEEAPGTGVYVPDSNFSSDQRIRTESAKPGTIFVLQISHQDKFYYARTEYAPTVPIDNLQQGDDTLFNEDETEVIVTFTDPFGQNNYYVFDFGFGNFQAVEDQFFQGQQFEFSYFYDDNLGTGQDINVSILGANQDFYNYMDLLVEQTMEDGGVFETPVATVRGNVLDITGQDDIDIFDNVEPPNDYALGYFAVVQEFTRGLTIE; the protein is encoded by the coding sequence ATGAAAAAAGTAATCTTTATCATAGGAACCTTTTTTTTCTTCACATCGTGTGAAGATGTTGTGGATGTGGATTTACCGGAAACTGAGCCTAGACTAATCGTGGACGGACTTATAAGGGTGGACAAAAGCCAAGAATTCATTGATGTTAGAATACGCATGCGGGAAACAAGTAACTTTTTTGAGGATAACCCACCCACCCAAGTTGAAAGTGCCGTTATTACTTATGGTGTTCCCAACGAATTTGGGGAATTTGTAAACTTTGCCTCTTCCTCATTGGCTGAGGAGGCGCCAGGTACCGGAGTATATGTCCCCGACTCCAATTTTTCCTCAGACCAACGCATCAGAACCGAAAGCGCAAAGCCAGGGACTATATTTGTTCTCCAGATTTCACATCAGGATAAATTTTACTATGCCCGCACAGAATATGCGCCTACAGTTCCCATAGATAATTTACAACAAGGAGATGACACCCTGTTCAATGAAGATGAAACAGAGGTGATCGTAACTTTTACTGACCCCTTTGGACAAAATAATTACTATGTCTTTGATTTTGGTTTCGGCAATTTTCAAGCTGTTGAAGACCAATTTTTCCAAGGGCAGCAGTTTGAGTTTTCCTATTTCTATGATGATAACCTTGGTACAGGACAGGACATCAACGTAAGCATTTTGGGTGCAAATCAGGATTTTTATAACTATATGGACCTGTTGGTGGAGCAAACCATGGAAGATGGAGGCGTGTTTGAGACACCTGTTGCCACAGTTCGAGGCAATGTACTTGACATTACAGGGCAGGACGACATTGATATTTTTGACAATGTTGAACCACCCAACGACTACGCACTGGGTTATTTTGCCGTAGTACAGGAATTTACAAGGGGTCTTACCATTGAATAA
- a CDS encoding TonB-dependent receptor, with protein sequence MPNRHFVLNLSLLLFGIFAQAQQKFTLSGTISEANSNETLIGVTIAFPDINTGVTTNEYGFYSITLPEGEYTVVVSYLGFQDVRETINLNSNTKRDFSMLEGAEELEEVVVTDDVERLDIRKPQMSVNTMAVQTIKQIPVVLGESDVIKSLLLLPGVSNAGEASSGFNVRGGAADQNLILLDEATVFNSSHLFGFFSVFNPDAIKDVKLFKGGIPARYGGRVSSVLEIFQKEGNSKDFKVNGGIGAVASRLLLEGPILKDRTAFLIGGRASYAHLFLPLFDVDNKAYFYDLNAKVNHKINERNSIFLSGYFGRDLFSISDRFVNTYGNAVGNFRWNHLFSDRLFSNLSVIYSDYFYGLELDFVGFEWDSGIQNFNLKYDLKHYINNKFQLNYGLNNTYYVFNPGRIKPNSPDSGILQEQLTKKYANENAIYVDIEHQVSENLSLEYGLRVSQFNRFGQEEFYVYENDNPVVFDPYALVYKKAEPIDTINPARNQTLKKFLNLEPRISASYNFKGQSSIKASYTRLAQYLHLLSNTSSPTPLDVWTPSGPFVKPQLLDQYAVGYFRNIKEGDYSFETEAFYKDIKNRIDYIDGANLIANNAIEQVILNGEARAYGLEFLIRKNEGRLKGWLAYTWSKSEQRTPGRNLGIDTGRSDLETGINQGQWYNTPYDKRHDLSVYGSYDLNEKWSFNANFIYQTGQPTNYPVGQFEFEGITVPYYGLRNKERLPDYHRLDVSAILTPKRNQRKKVQSEWVFSIYNLYNRKNAASINFRENEDTGRNEAIRTSIFGIIPAITYNFRF encoded by the coding sequence ATGCCGAATAGACATTTTGTCCTAAACCTTAGTCTACTCCTTTTCGGTATTTTTGCCCAAGCCCAGCAAAAGTTTACGCTTAGTGGCACCATTTCAGAAGCCAACAGTAATGAGACCTTGATTGGGGTCACCATTGCGTTTCCTGATATAAATACCGGGGTTACCACCAACGAATACGGGTTTTATTCCATTACCCTTCCTGAAGGAGAATATACCGTGGTGGTAAGCTATTTGGGATTTCAGGATGTTCGAGAAACCATCAATCTAAATTCAAACACCAAACGGGATTTCAGTATGCTGGAAGGAGCCGAGGAACTGGAAGAGGTTGTGGTCACCGATGATGTGGAACGTCTGGATATCCGAAAACCACAGATGAGTGTCAACACTATGGCTGTCCAGACCATCAAACAGATTCCAGTGGTGTTGGGAGAATCCGATGTTATTAAATCCCTCTTGCTTTTGCCCGGTGTCTCCAATGCTGGTGAAGCCTCATCGGGATTTAATGTCCGTGGTGGCGCTGCCGACCAGAACCTTATTCTTTTGGATGAGGCCACCGTTTTTAACTCATCGCATTTATTTGGATTTTTTTCCGTTTTCAATCCAGATGCCATTAAGGACGTAAAACTCTTCAAAGGAGGTATTCCTGCGAGGTACGGGGGACGGGTTTCCTCTGTGCTTGAAATATTTCAAAAAGAGGGCAACAGCAAAGATTTTAAAGTGAACGGTGGTATAGGAGCCGTTGCAAGTAGACTGCTATTGGAAGGCCCTATCTTAAAGGATAGAACCGCCTTTTTGATAGGTGGGAGGGCGTCTTACGCCCACTTGTTCCTTCCCCTATTTGATGTGGACAATAAGGCCTATTTCTATGATCTCAATGCCAAGGTCAACCATAAAATCAATGAGCGAAACAGTATTTTCCTTTCAGGATACTTTGGACGCGACCTGTTCAGTATAAGTGACAGATTCGTGAACACCTATGGAAACGCTGTTGGGAATTTTAGATGGAACCATCTATTTTCAGATAGATTGTTTTCCAACCTATCGGTTATCTATTCCGATTATTTTTATGGCTTGGAGCTTGATTTTGTGGGATTTGAATGGGATTCTGGAATCCAAAACTTCAACCTAAAATATGACCTGAAGCATTACATCAACAATAAATTTCAACTGAATTACGGATTAAACAACACCTATTACGTCTTCAATCCTGGGAGAATAAAGCCCAATAGTCCCGATTCAGGTATTCTGCAAGAACAGCTTACCAAAAAATACGCCAATGAAAATGCCATCTATGTTGATATTGAACATCAAGTATCAGAAAACCTAAGTCTGGAGTATGGGTTAAGGGTCAGTCAATTTAATAGATTTGGGCAAGAGGAGTTCTATGTGTATGAAAATGATAACCCTGTTGTGTTCGACCCTTATGCGCTAGTTTATAAGAAAGCGGAACCCATAGACACCATTAATCCGGCAAGAAACCAAACCTTAAAAAAATTTCTCAATTTAGAACCAAGGATATCCGCCTCTTATAATTTTAAGGGCCAAAGTTCCATTAAGGCCAGTTATACACGCTTGGCGCAATACCTCCATTTATTGTCCAATACCAGTTCGCCAACCCCTTTGGATGTTTGGACTCCCAGCGGCCCATTTGTAAAACCACAGTTACTGGACCAATATGCCGTGGGGTATTTCAGAAATATCAAGGAGGGTGATTATAGCTTTGAAACTGAAGCTTTTTATAAGGATATCAAAAATCGGATAGATTATATTGATGGGGCCAATCTCATTGCAAATAATGCCATAGAACAGGTCATTTTAAATGGTGAGGCCAGAGCCTATGGATTGGAGTTTCTAATCCGGAAAAATGAGGGTCGGTTAAAAGGTTGGTTGGCCTATACCTGGTCAAAATCGGAACAACGGACTCCTGGAAGAAATTTAGGCATTGACACAGGCCGTTCAGACCTTGAAACAGGCATCAATCAAGGGCAATGGTACAACACACCTTACGATAAAAGGCATGACCTATCCGTTTATGGAAGTTATGACCTAAACGAGAAATGGAGTTTTAATGCCAATTTTATCTATCAGACAGGACAGCCCACCAACTATCCAGTAGGGCAATTTGAGTTTGAAGGAATCACAGTGCCCTATTATGGCCTTCGGAATAAAGAACGGCTTCCGGACTACCATAGATTGGATGTTTCAGCCATATTGACCCCAAAACGGAACCAACGCAAAAAAGTGCAGTCAGAATGGGTGTTCAGTATCTACAATCTGTACAACAGAAAAAATGCGGCATCCATCAACTTTAGGGAAAATGAGGATACCGGAAGAAACGAGGCCATCCGTACATCTATTTTTGGAATTATTCCAGCCATAACCTATAATTTTAGATTCTAG